Proteins from a genomic interval of Capsicum annuum cultivar UCD-10X-F1 chromosome 4, UCD10Xv1.1, whole genome shotgun sequence:
- the LOC124897824 gene encoding uncharacterized protein LOC124897824, producing MITRSNLAEQLREYQIRSKHDWASLSFFSSTSNLTSTATRADVVIFVICELIILALLVFSVVSLYFSHLKLAFILVTGSLLLHVCVTLAKQVTEARMKKRRMLLPLSM from the exons ATGATAACTCGATCGAATTTGGCGGAGCAGCTAAGAGAGTATCAAATTCGATCAAAGCATGATTGGGCTTCCCTATCTTTCTTCTCCTCCACATCTAATCTCACTTCTACAGCTACAag GGCGGATGTTGTCATCTTTGTAATATGTGAACTGATTATTTTGGCACTCCTGGTTTTCTCTGTAGTTTCGCTGTACTTCAGTCATCTAAAGCTTGCATTTATCTTAGTAACTGGCAGCTTGCTATTGCATGTATGCGTGACACTTGCAAAGCAAGTTACAGAAGCCAGGATGAAGAAGCGAAGAATGCTTCTTCCATTATCAATGTAG